A DNA window from Deltaproteobacteria bacterium contains the following coding sequences:
- a CDS encoding riboflavin biosynthesis protein RibF, which yields TVEQVGPVLVDDAVVSSTRVRDMVQAGQVWEVRPLLGRFYQVRGEVVRGRNRGGRLLGFPTANLLLRDELFPMPGVYAVWADIGSDIRPGVANIGYNPTFDNETLSVEVHILDLDQDLYGSDLRIHFVQRLRSEQKFSGLDELRTQIEKDVALGRTVLSSSEAGIG from the coding sequence CACTGTCGAGCAGGTCGGCCCGGTCCTGGTGGACGACGCCGTGGTCAGCTCGACCCGGGTTCGGGACATGGTCCAGGCCGGTCAGGTCTGGGAAGTTCGGCCCTTGCTCGGCCGGTTCTACCAGGTTCGGGGCGAAGTGGTTCGGGGCCGGAATCGGGGTGGTCGGCTTCTGGGCTTTCCCACCGCCAACCTCCTGCTTCGGGACGAGCTTTTTCCGATGCCCGGGGTGTATGCGGTATGGGCCGACATCGGTTCGGACATTCGGCCGGGGGTGGCCAATATCGGGTACAACCCGACCTTCGACAACGAAACGCTGTCCGTGGAAGTCCATATTCTGGATCTGGATCAGGATCTTTACGGATCCGATCTTCGCATCCATTTCGTGCAACGTCTCCGCAGCGAACAAAAATTTTCCGGTCTGGACGAACTTCGGACCCAGATCGAGAAGGATGTCGCTCTGGGCCGGACTGTCCTCTCGTCTTCCGAGGCCGGGATCGGATAG
- a CDS encoding chloride channel protein: MVSKNPLFRILGDLVRSYRSVLRTRWLVLGILAGILSGAGAVLFFAGVEWLRYLLMNVAAGVDIPAPAGESFHAGPVGDVFRPWLIPVMLGAVGVVTGLLVSRFVPETRHSGTDGTDGMIGVFHRHDGMIRPQVPLIRVATAILTIGAGGSAGREGPISLLGAGLGSWLAQKFGLSARERRILLLAGAAGGLGAIFKAPLGGALTAVEVIYREDFEAEAILPAVLSSVTAYSIFTLVYGTEPIFGIAPFRFTDLRELPVYIVLAAFCSLTGWIYVRTFSFIKYKVFWPLTDRLGMVWAMGLGGLTMGLLGMLFPQLLCGGYGWLEMAILGKISVAAMLGILLGKTLATSVTLGSGLSGGMFAPALFVGGMSGGVVGFTAHNLFPNVVTQPGGYVLVGMGAFFAGVANAPIGPLIMVCELTQGYGLLAPLMLASAVCLILNRNVSLYENQVNDKFDSPAHAEDATVNVLEGLQVEDYYRPGRVTTLEEGTTFKAMTDIVANANELYFPVRDDRGHITGIVAVLDLRRVLFEDSLRDLILARDVARKPVLLRPDDTLYTALLKFVDSDFGQIPVVDPEDQDRILGLLAREDVFNAYALTLRSLRGEGG, from the coding sequence GTGGTTTCTAAAAACCCACTTTTCCGAATTCTTGGCGATCTGGTTCGCAGCTATCGGTCCGTACTCCGGACCAGATGGCTCGTTTTGGGTATCCTGGCCGGCATCCTGTCCGGGGCCGGGGCCGTCCTCTTTTTTGCCGGGGTGGAATGGCTGCGGTACCTGCTGATGAATGTCGCGGCCGGGGTCGACATCCCCGCTCCGGCCGGTGAGAGCTTTCACGCCGGGCCGGTGGGCGATGTGTTCCGGCCCTGGCTCATTCCAGTCATGCTGGGGGCCGTGGGGGTCGTGACCGGCCTGCTCGTCTCCCGTTTCGTCCCTGAAACGAGACACAGCGGCACCGACGGCACGGATGGCATGATCGGGGTCTTCCACCGTCATGACGGGATGATTCGGCCTCAGGTTCCACTAATCCGGGTGGCTACGGCCATCCTGACCATCGGGGCCGGAGGCAGCGCCGGCCGGGAGGGGCCAATTTCCCTTCTGGGAGCTGGCCTCGGGTCCTGGCTGGCCCAGAAATTCGGGCTTTCGGCCAGGGAACGGCGGATCCTTCTCCTAGCTGGGGCGGCCGGTGGATTGGGGGCTATCTTTAAGGCCCCTCTAGGCGGGGCTCTGACGGCGGTGGAGGTCATCTACCGGGAGGACTTCGAGGCCGAGGCCATTCTGCCGGCGGTTCTGTCCTCGGTCACGGCCTACTCCATTTTCACCCTGGTCTACGGCACCGAGCCCATCTTCGGCATCGCGCCCTTCCGGTTCACGGATCTGCGGGAACTTCCGGTTTACATCGTCCTGGCCGCATTCTGCTCCCTGACAGGCTGGATCTATGTCCGGACGTTTTCCTTCATCAAGTACAAGGTCTTCTGGCCTTTGACGGACAGACTAGGCATGGTCTGGGCCATGGGCCTGGGCGGTCTGACCATGGGTCTGCTGGGCATGCTCTTCCCTCAGCTCCTGTGCGGGGGCTATGGTTGGCTGGAGATGGCCATTCTGGGGAAGATCTCGGTGGCGGCCATGCTGGGCATTCTTTTGGGCAAGACCCTTGCTACGTCCGTAACCCTGGGCTCGGGCCTGAGCGGCGGCATGTTCGCCCCGGCCCTGTTCGTGGGCGGCATGAGCGGCGGGGTGGTCGGGTTCACGGCCCACAACCTGTTTCCCAATGTGGTCACCCAGCCAGGCGGCTATGTCCTAGTTGGCATGGGGGCCTTTTTCGCTGGTGTGGCCAACGCCCCCATCGGCCCGCTGATCATGGTTTGCGAGCTAACCCAGGGCTATGGCCTGCTTGCCCCGCTCATGCTGGCCTCGGCCGTGTGCCTGATCCTAAACCGGAACGTGTCCCTGTACGAGAATCAGGTCAACGACAAGTTCGACTCTCCTGCCCACGCCGAGGACGCCACGGTCAACGTTCTGGAGGGGCTGCAGGTCGAGGATTATTACCGGCCGGGCCGGGTGACGACGCTGGAGGAGGGCACGACCTTCAAGGCTATGACTGATATCGTGGCCAACGCCAACGAACTCTATTTTCCGGTCCGGGACGACCGGGGACACATCACCGGCATAGTGGCAGTCCTCGACCTGCGCCGGGTTCTGTTCGAGGATAGTTTGCGGGATCTTATTCTGGCCAGGGACGTGGCCCGGAAGCCAGTCCTGCTCAGACCGGACGACACCCTGTACACGGCCCTGCTCAAGTTCGTGGATTCCGATTTCGGTCAGATCCCGGTTGTGGATCCCGAGGATCAGGACCGGATACTCGGTCTCCTGGCCCGGGAGGATGTGTTTAATGCCTACGCCCTGACCCTTCGAAGCCTCAGGGGGGAGGGTGGATGA
- a CDS encoding histidine--tRNA ligase: MSALQKIKGFADLLPPESDVHVRLEQTARDVFSRFGFREIRIPILERTELFARSIGEETDVVQKEMYTFADRKGRSLTMRPEATAGVVRAYIENKLHAREGVSKLFTAGPMFRYERPQKGRQRQFHQVNAEVLGTDAPQADAEILLMLWTYLRRLGLGRLGIEMNSLGCSECRPVFRERLSAFLSGVDESALCEDCRRRRTTNPLRVLDCKVPGCREQVLEAPRTVDHLCPPCAEHYAEVQAILASADLPVNQNPFLVRGLDYYQRTTFEILSGEIGAQSAVAGGGRYDGLVRELGGPDIPGIGFACGMERLALLMGDPGEARLDFYLAVLDDKARNDSLLVAQRLRERGFSGEVSFEAKSPKSQIRLANRLGAKTCLFLGSEELAQGRIMVKDMATGAQRSVDQNDVEQALGLQRD, from the coding sequence ATGAGCGCACTACAGAAGATCAAGGGCTTCGCGGACCTCCTCCCGCCGGAGAGTGACGTCCACGTCCGCTTGGAGCAGACGGCCAGGGACGTGTTCTCCCGCTTCGGGTTCAGGGAGATCCGCATTCCGATTCTCGAGCGGACCGAGCTTTTCGCCCGATCCATCGGCGAGGAGACCGATGTCGTCCAGAAGGAGATGTACACCTTTGCGGACCGCAAGGGCCGGTCCCTGACCATGCGGCCCGAAGCTACGGCCGGGGTGGTTCGGGCCTATATCGAGAACAAGCTCCACGCCCGGGAAGGGGTGAGCAAACTGTTCACGGCCGGACCCATGTTTCGGTACGAACGGCCCCAGAAGGGGCGGCAGCGGCAGTTCCATCAGGTGAACGCCGAGGTTCTGGGGACCGACGCACCCCAGGCCGACGCCGAGATTCTGCTTATGCTCTGGACCTATCTCCGGCGATTGGGCCTTGGCCGTCTAGGGATCGAGATGAACTCCTTGGGGTGTTCCGAATGCCGTCCGGTCTTCCGGGAGCGACTGAGCGCCTTTCTGTCCGGAGTCGACGAATCGGCCCTGTGCGAAGACTGCCGACGGCGGCGGACCACGAACCCATTACGAGTTCTCGATTGCAAGGTGCCGGGATGCCGGGAGCAGGTCCTGGAGGCGCCGAGAACCGTTGATCATCTCTGTCCTCCTTGCGCCGAACATTATGCCGAGGTCCAGGCCATTTTGGCCTCGGCGGATCTGCCCGTGAACCAGAACCCGTTCCTGGTTCGGGGGCTGGACTATTATCAGCGGACCACCTTCGAGATCCTTTCCGGGGAAATTGGGGCCCAGTCGGCTGTGGCCGGGGGAGGACGGTACGACGGTCTTGTCCGCGAGCTGGGCGGGCCGGATATACCGGGTATCGGGTTCGCCTGCGGAATGGAGCGGCTGGCCCTTCTCATGGGTGATCCCGGAGAGGCCCGGCTCGATTTCTATCTGGCCGTCCTGGACGACAAGGCCCGCAACGACTCCCTGCTTGTGGCCCAGAGGCTTCGCGAGCGGGGCTTCTCCGGAGAGGTAAGTTTCGAGGCCAAGAGCCCCAAGAGCCAGATTCGCCTAGCCAACCGCCTAGGGGCCAAGACCTGTCTGTTTTTGGGAAGTGAGGAATTGGCCCAGGGCCGGATCATGGTCAAGGACATGGCCACCGGGGCCCAGCGGAGCGTGGATCAGAACGATGTGGAGCAGGCCCTTGGCCTGCAGCGGGATTGA